Proteins encoded within one genomic window of Solibaculum mannosilyticum:
- a CDS encoding PHP domain-containing protein: MKIHYDLHIHSALSPCGDNDMTPNNIVNMAKLCGLTMIAVTDHNSCLNCPAAVEAGRQIGVTVVPGMELCTAEDIHVVCLLPDLDASATFSDYVHQKIPPLPADDDIFGRQLIMDEEDNIIGTEPLLLVTAADIGVDQIHDLVASFGGACFPAHIDKSAYSILASLGAIPPEAGFTAAEISSKGDVETLKKEHPILQSIPLFLNSDAHMLDQLRDAGPWLDLPDCSIKSLIDGINNRFPMKWAR; the protein is encoded by the coding sequence ATGAAGATCCACTACGATTTGCACATTCATTCGGCCCTATCCCCCTGCGGCGATAACGACATGACGCCCAACAATATCGTCAACATGGCCAAACTATGCGGTCTCACCATGATCGCCGTCACCGATCACAATTCTTGCCTCAACTGTCCGGCGGCGGTGGAAGCGGGACGGCAGATCGGAGTGACGGTGGTGCCTGGGATGGAGCTGTGTACGGCGGAGGATATCCATGTGGTGTGCCTGCTACCCGATCTGGACGCATCGGCAACATTCTCAGATTATGTGCATCAGAAAATTCCTCCCCTGCCGGCAGATGACGATATCTTTGGCCGGCAGCTTATTATGGACGAAGAGGATAATATCATCGGCACAGAACCTCTTCTGCTGGTGACGGCCGCCGACATTGGAGTAGACCAGATCCACGATTTAGTTGCTTCCTTTGGTGGGGCTTGCTTTCCCGCCCACATCGATAAGAGCGCTTACAGTATCCTGGCCTCTTTGGGCGCCATCCCGCCGGAAGCCGGGTTCACAGCGGCGGAAATCTCCAGCAAGGGGGATGTAGAAACCCTTAAAAAGGAACATCCTATTTTGCAGTCCATACCCCTGTTTCTCAATTCCGACGCCCATATGCTGGATCAGCTGAGAGACGCTGGGCCATGGCTGGATCTGCCGGACTGTTCTATCAAGTCACTCATCGATGGAATTAACAACCGATTCCCCATGAAATGGGCTCGATAA
- a CDS encoding DRTGG domain-containing protein yields MTVAQIAKALDLKILAGEEGLNRPVTGGYCGDLLSWVMGRAQEGDAWITVMGNLNSIAVASLADTACIILAERAEFDADAKTRADEEGIPVLGSEKPTYALAVELSRCLG; encoded by the coding sequence ATGACGGTGGCTCAAATTGCAAAGGCCCTTGATTTGAAGATTCTTGCCGGTGAAGAAGGGCTTAACCGTCCTGTCACAGGCGGATACTGCGGCGACCTCCTCAGCTGGGTCATGGGCCGTGCCCAGGAAGGCGACGCTTGGATCACTGTGATGGGCAATCTCAATTCCATCGCCGTGGCCTCTTTGGCCGACACGGCCTGCATCATCCTGGCCGAACGGGCTGAGTTTGACGCGGATGCCAAGACCCGCGCCGACGAGGAGGGCATTCCCGTCTTAGGCAGCGAGAAACCCACCTACGCTTTGGCGGTGGAATTGTCCCGGTGCCTGGGATGA
- a CDS encoding [Fe-Fe] hydrogenase large subunit C-terminal domain-containing protein, whose amino-acid sequence MDRFFHSVTLDKDKCKGCTNCIKRCPTEAIRVRGGKAVIMSERCIDCSVCIRVCPYHAKKARPDPIESIEKFKYKIALPAPTLYGQFNNLDDIDTVLTGLKKIGFDHVFEVSRGAEIISEATRRVMSEGKIPKPVISSACPAVVRLIRVRFPDLCENVLPLKAPMETAAIMAKREAHEQTGLPLSDIGVFFITPCAAKVTDIKMPIGIEHSAVDGAIAISDIYPALVGAMNKLDGHTESLSHSGIIGVGWAGIGGESAALLNEQYLAADGIENVIKVLEELEDERLSELDFIELNACPGGCVGGVFTVENPYVARARIQKLRKYLPVSCNHLSGEAIPPQLKWTSELEFAPVLNLADNVVEAMERMTQAQGIAESLPGLDCGSCGAPSCRALAEDIVLGQAKESDCIFKMRERIQSIANQLTEIEGYVPHPSISPKEGDSQ is encoded by the coding sequence TTGGATCGTTTTTTCCATTCGGTTACCCTCGATAAGGATAAATGCAAAGGGTGCACCAACTGTATCAAACGCTGTCCCACTGAGGCCATCCGCGTCCGGGGAGGCAAGGCGGTCATCATGAGCGAGCGGTGCATTGACTGCTCGGTGTGCATCCGTGTGTGCCCTTACCACGCCAAAAAGGCGCGTCCTGATCCCATCGAGTCCATCGAAAAGTTCAAATATAAAATCGCCCTGCCCGCCCCCACCCTCTACGGCCAGTTTAACAATCTGGACGATATCGATACAGTTCTTACCGGCCTGAAAAAGATCGGGTTTGACCACGTGTTTGAGGTATCGCGGGGGGCGGAGATCATCAGCGAAGCCACCCGCCGCGTCATGAGCGAAGGCAAGATCCCGAAACCGGTCATCAGTTCTGCCTGTCCGGCGGTGGTACGCCTTATTCGAGTGCGTTTTCCCGATCTTTGTGAAAATGTCCTTCCCCTCAAAGCTCCCATGGAGACGGCCGCCATCATGGCCAAACGGGAGGCTCACGAACAAACCGGTCTCCCGCTCAGCGACATCGGCGTCTTTTTCATCACCCCCTGCGCCGCCAAGGTGACCGACATCAAGATGCCCATCGGCATTGAACATTCGGCGGTGGACGGCGCCATCGCCATCAGCGACATCTATCCTGCCCTGGTGGGAGCCATGAATAAACTGGACGGCCACACAGAATCCTTGTCCCACTCCGGCATCATCGGCGTGGGATGGGCCGGTATTGGCGGCGAATCGGCAGCTTTGCTCAACGAACAATACTTAGCGGCCGACGGCATTGAAAACGTCATCAAGGTGCTGGAGGAGCTGGAGGACGAACGTCTCAGCGAACTGGATTTTATCGAGTTAAACGCCTGTCCCGGCGGATGCGTCGGCGGCGTCTTTACGGTAGAGAATCCATACGTGGCCCGGGCGCGCATCCAGAAACTGCGCAAATATCTGCCGGTATCCTGCAACCATCTAAGTGGGGAGGCTATTCCTCCCCAACTGAAGTGGACGTCGGAACTGGAATTTGCACCGGTGCTCAATCTGGCCGACAATGTAGTAGAGGCCATGGAACGCATGACCCAGGCCCAAGGCATCGCCGAATCCCTGCCGGGCTTGGACTGTGGATCCTGCGGCGCCCCATCCTGCCGCGCTCTGGCTGAGGATATCGTACTAGGTCAGGCCAAGGAGAGCGACTGCATCTTTAAGATGCGGGAACGCATCCAGTCCATCGCCAACCAGTTGACTGAAATCGAGGGGTATGTCCCTCATCCATCTATTTCTCCCAAGGAGGGTGATTCCCAATGA
- a CDS encoding ATP-binding protein has translation MSQSIHLHYDVPGDDFTRAGEASGMVKNRLKKLGFPSEAVRRVAIAMYEGEINMVIHANGGAAEIDIAPDRIDIQLIDHGPGIPDVEKAMQEGWSTAPDNVRSLGFGAGMGLPNIKKYTDQMNIDTEIGKGTTVSMTVFVPGK, from the coding sequence ATGAGCCAGTCCATTCATCTGCATTACGACGTCCCCGGCGACGATTTTACCCGTGCCGGCGAAGCCTCCGGCATGGTCAAAAACCGGTTGAAAAAATTGGGGTTCCCCTCTGAGGCTGTGCGCCGTGTGGCCATCGCCATGTACGAGGGGGAGATCAATATGGTCATCCATGCAAACGGCGGCGCAGCTGAGATCGACATCGCCCCCGACCGCATCGACATCCAGCTCATCGACCACGGCCCCGGCATCCCGGACGTGGAAAAGGCCATGCAGGAGGGCTGGTCCACTGCCCCTGACAACGTCCGTTCCCTGGGTTTCGGCGCCGGTATGGGCCTGCCCAACATCAAAAAATACACCGACCAAATGAACATCGACACCGAAATCGGCAAGGGGACGACCGTATCGATGACGGTATTTGTCCCAGGCAAATAA
- a CDS encoding DRTGG domain-containing protein, whose amino-acid sequence MLVREIAEILKANIIWADEEALDAEVHTACGSDMMSDVLAFVKDQSVLLTGLVNPQVVRTAEMMEMKCIVFVRGKTPDDSIVQLAKQRDIALLATPYRLFTACGLLYTHGLRGGCELE is encoded by the coding sequence ATGTTGGTACGTGAAATCGCAGAAATCCTCAAAGCCAATATCATCTGGGCCGATGAGGAAGCCCTGGATGCCGAGGTCCATACCGCCTGCGGCAGCGATATGATGAGCGACGTATTGGCCTTTGTCAAGGATCAATCGGTGCTGCTCACCGGTCTGGTCAATCCCCAGGTGGTGCGCACAGCCGAGATGATGGAGATGAAATGCATTGTCTTTGTGCGGGGCAAAACCCCGGATGATTCCATTGTCCAGCTGGCCAAACAGCGGGATATCGCCCTGCTTGCTACGCCTTACCGGCTGTTTACGGCCTGCGGCCTTCTGTATACCCATGGCCTGCGAGGGGGATGTGAGTTGGAATGA
- a CDS encoding helix-turn-helix domain-containing protein — protein sequence MNKFIQDISIGENLLRLRKAYGLSQADLVSELQLRGSTMSRNTYSKIENGVRNIKISDLILLKVIYDVDFSELFDGLIPSDIPKLGQL from the coding sequence ATGAATAAGTTTATTCAGGACATTAGTATTGGAGAAAATTTACTACGACTTAGAAAAGCCTATGGATTATCCCAAGCAGATTTGGTTAGTGAGTTGCAATTGCGTGGAAGTACAATGTCTCGTAATACCTATTCCAAAATTGAAAATGGCGTTCGCAACATAAAAATTAGCGACCTGATTTTGCTAAAGGTCATTTATGATGTTGACTTTTCCGAGCTATTTGACGGTTTAATTCCATCCGATATACCGAAGTTGGGTCAGCTTTGA
- a CDS encoding phosphomannomutase/phosphoglucomutase, with protein sequence MIQKIEWKKLQNGSDIRGVALPGVEGQPVNLTPEAASFIGAAFGLWLSCRTGKDMEGIRVAIGRDSRLSGPTLLDAAAQGLQHMGVTVTDCGLCSTPAMFMTLVTEGFQFDGSIMVTASHLPFNRNGLKFFVPEGGLDHDDITALLDICEKGEFPIAVHSGKRETLDFLSVYANGLVDKIRRATGSELPLDGLRIVVDAGNGAGGFYAQKVLKPLGADTEGSQYLDPDGNFPNHIPNPEDATAMAAIREAVLQNHADLGIIFDTDVDRAAVVDNEGQEINRNRIIALLTAILLSEHPGTTIVTDSVTSSGLASFIQSLGGVHHRFKRGYKNVINEAIRLNGEGIDCQAAIETSGHGALKENYFLDDGAYLVSKILVQMAKLRREGRTIGQLIDCLDEPAEAAEVRFPILSKDFKSYGQKVLNDLLELVNQQPNWILAPDNREGVRVSFGKEDGDGWFLLRLSLHDPILPLNIESDQPGGVKIIAQHIHSFLSQYDGLDISPLTRLIQP encoded by the coding sequence TTGATCCAGAAAATTGAGTGGAAAAAGCTTCAAAACGGCAGCGATATCCGAGGTGTAGCCCTGCCTGGCGTAGAGGGTCAACCGGTCAATCTGACACCCGAGGCCGCCAGTTTTATTGGGGCCGCTTTCGGCTTATGGCTCTCCTGCCGCACAGGCAAAGACATGGAAGGCATCCGGGTGGCAATCGGACGGGACTCCCGCCTGTCCGGCCCCACCCTGTTGGACGCCGCCGCCCAAGGCCTCCAGCATATGGGCGTCACGGTCACCGACTGTGGACTGTGTTCCACCCCCGCTATGTTTATGACTCTGGTGACCGAAGGATTCCAGTTTGACGGTTCCATCATGGTCACGGCTAGCCATCTGCCCTTCAACCGCAACGGCCTTAAGTTTTTTGTCCCGGAGGGGGGACTCGATCACGACGATATCACCGCCCTTCTGGACATCTGTGAAAAAGGGGAGTTTCCCATCGCCGTCCACAGCGGCAAACGGGAGACTTTGGATTTTCTTTCGGTGTATGCAAACGGGCTGGTGGACAAGATCCGCCGCGCTACCGGCAGTGAACTCCCCTTGGATGGGCTGCGCATCGTGGTGGATGCCGGCAACGGCGCTGGCGGGTTCTATGCCCAGAAGGTTCTGAAACCTCTGGGAGCCGATACCGAAGGCAGCCAGTATCTCGATCCGGACGGCAATTTCCCCAACCACATCCCCAATCCGGAGGATGCTACCGCTATGGCCGCTATCCGTGAGGCGGTACTTCAAAATCACGCCGACTTGGGTATCATCTTCGACACCGATGTGGACCGTGCCGCTGTCGTGGACAATGAGGGACAGGAAATCAACCGCAACCGCATTATCGCCCTGCTTACCGCCATCCTGCTCTCGGAACATCCCGGAACTACCATCGTCACCGATTCGGTAACCTCCAGCGGACTGGCCTCCTTTATCCAATCGCTGGGCGGGGTACACCATCGTTTTAAACGGGGATACAAAAACGTCATCAACGAGGCCATCCGTCTCAACGGGGAAGGGATCGACTGCCAGGCCGCTATTGAAACCTCTGGCCATGGCGCTTTGAAGGAAAATTACTTCCTGGACGACGGCGCTTATCTGGTGTCCAAGATCCTGGTGCAGATGGCCAAGCTCCGCCGTGAGGGCCGGACCATCGGCCAGCTCATCGACTGTTTGGACGAACCGGCGGAAGCCGCTGAAGTACGGTTTCCAATCCTGTCAAAAGACTTTAAATCTTACGGCCAGAAGGTTTTAAACGATCTGCTGGAACTGGTCAATCAACAGCCCAATTGGATACTGGCCCCCGATAATCGGGAAGGCGTCCGGGTCTCCTTCGGCAAAGAGGACGGCGACGGCTGGTTCCTGCTGCGTCTCTCCCTCCACGATCCCATTTTACCTTTGAACATCGAATCTGATCAGCCCGGCGGTGTGAAGATCATCGCCCAGCATATCCACTCCTTCTTGTCCCAATACGATGGACTGGACATCTCCCCCCTCACTCGTCTGATCCAACCGTAA
- the thrS gene encoding threonine--tRNA ligase has product MINITLKGGDVRQVEAGTTVAELAKSIGMGLYKAACVAHIDGQMADLRTPLTKDCQVDILTFDHPDGQWAFRHTTSHILAQAIKRLYPKAKLAIGPAIDNGFYYDFDVETPFTTDDLEKIEAEMKKIVKENIPLERFEMSPEEATKTMEEADEPYKVELIAEHAGKGESISFYRQAEFMDLCAGPHLMTTGPVKAIKLTSATGAYWRGDSDKAMLCRIYGTCFPKASQLEEYLTMLEEAKKRDHRKLGKELELFTIMEEGPGFPFFLPKGMILKNTLLDYWREVHTRAGYQEISTPIMLNRTLWERSGHWDHYKENMYTTVIDDTDFAIKPMNCPGGILVYKTKPHSYRDLPLRMGEIGLVHRHELSGALHGLMRVRCFNQDDAHIFMTPEQIKDEIKGVVRLIDEVYSLFGFEYHIELSTMPEDHMGSEEDWERATDGLRGAIEELGRDYTVNEGDGAFYGPKLDFHLVDAIGRTWQCGTIQLDMQLPERFELEYTGEDGQKHRPIMIHRVVFGSIERFIGILIEHFAGAFPTWLAPTQVKIIPISERHHDYAKQLEQSMFDAGLRVEADYRAEKMGYKIREAQLQKIPYMVIVGDKEAESGQVSVRSHKEGDKGSMAVEQFIGEVQEEIRTRS; this is encoded by the coding sequence ATGATCAACATCACTCTCAAAGGCGGCGACGTCCGCCAGGTGGAAGCCGGTACTACAGTGGCCGAGCTTGCCAAGTCCATCGGCATGGGCCTTTACAAAGCGGCCTGTGTCGCCCACATCGACGGCCAGATGGCCGACCTGCGCACCCCTCTGACCAAGGACTGCCAGGTGGATATCCTCACCTTTGATCATCCCGATGGCCAATGGGCTTTCCGCCATACTACATCCCATATCCTGGCCCAGGCCATCAAACGCCTGTACCCCAAGGCGAAATTGGCCATCGGCCCGGCCATTGACAACGGTTTTTATTATGACTTTGATGTGGAGACTCCCTTCACCACCGACGATCTGGAAAAGATCGAGGCCGAGATGAAGAAGATCGTCAAGGAGAACATCCCGCTGGAACGGTTTGAGATGTCCCCGGAGGAGGCCACCAAGACCATGGAGGAGGCCGATGAACCTTATAAAGTGGAACTCATCGCCGAACACGCCGGCAAAGGGGAAAGCATCAGCTTTTATCGTCAGGCAGAGTTTATGGATCTGTGTGCCGGCCCCCATCTGATGACCACCGGCCCTGTGAAGGCCATTAAATTGACCAGTGCAACCGGCGCTTATTGGCGCGGTGATTCCGATAAGGCTATGCTGTGCCGTATCTATGGCACATGCTTCCCCAAGGCCAGCCAGCTGGAGGAATACCTGACCATGCTGGAGGAAGCAAAAAAACGGGATCATCGGAAACTGGGCAAGGAATTGGAGCTGTTTACCATCATGGAAGAGGGCCCCGGATTCCCCTTCTTCCTGCCCAAAGGAATGATCCTAAAAAATACTCTCCTCGATTACTGGCGTGAAGTGCATACCAGGGCAGGATATCAGGAGATCAGCACCCCCATTATGCTCAACCGGACGCTTTGGGAACGAAGCGGCCACTGGGATCATTATAAGGAAAATATGTATACCACCGTCATTGACGACACCGATTTTGCCATCAAGCCCATGAACTGTCCCGGCGGTATCCTGGTCTATAAAACAAAACCCCACAGCTATCGGGATCTTCCCCTGCGTATGGGCGAAATCGGCCTAGTGCATCGTCACGAGCTTTCGGGCGCGCTGCACGGTCTCATGCGGGTGCGCTGCTTCAATCAGGACGATGCTCATATTTTCATGACTCCCGAGCAGATTAAGGATGAGATCAAGGGCGTTGTACGCCTTATCGACGAGGTGTACAGCCTTTTCGGATTTGAGTATCACATCGAGCTTTCCACCATGCCCGAGGATCACATGGGCAGTGAAGAGGATTGGGAACGGGCCACCGACGGACTGCGCGGCGCCATTGAGGAATTGGGCCGGGATTACACCGTCAATGAAGGCGACGGCGCGTTCTATGGCCCGAAGCTCGACTTCCACCTGGTGGACGCCATCGGACGTACCTGGCAGTGCGGTACCATCCAGCTGGATATGCAGCTTCCCGAGCGCTTTGAGCTGGAGTACACCGGCGAGGACGGGCAAAAGCATCGTCCCATTATGATCCATCGCGTGGTGTTTGGCAGCATCGAGCGGTTTATCGGCATTTTGATCGAGCATTTTGCCGGTGCCTTCCCCACTTGGCTGGCACCCACCCAGGTCAAGATCATTCCCATCAGCGAGCGGCATCATGACTATGCCAAGCAGTTGGAACAGTCCATGTTTGATGCGGGGCTGCGCGTAGAGGCCGATTACCGTGCTGAAAAGATGGGTTATAAGATCCGTGAAGCCCAGCTGCAAAAGATCCCTTATATGGTCATCGTAGGCGATAAGGAAGCCGAAAGCGGCCAGGTGTCGGTCCGTTCCCACAAGGAGGGCGACAAAGGCAGCATGGCGGTGGAACAGTTTATCGGTGAGGTGCAGGAGGAAATCCGTACCCGCTCCTGA
- the rsmA gene encoding 16S rRNA (adenine(1518)-N(6)/adenine(1519)-N(6))-dimethyltransferase RsmA, whose translation MNLSNISTIRQLLSRHGFQFSKSLGQNFLINPSVCPRMAQQSGADASTGVLEIGPGIGVLTTELAKVAGKVVTVEVDARLLPVLEETVGHLSNVQVVHGDILKLDLSKLLGQYFPDMDVVVCANLPYYITSPILMALLESRLPFRSITVMVQKEAADRICAAPGTRASGAISAAVHYYAAPQVLFPVSRGSFLPAPNVDSCVIRLDLHPTPPVNVTNERRFFALIKAAFGQRRKTASNSISAGLGIPKSTVSDALKALGLPPSIRAEQLTLEQFTALNEQLL comes from the coding sequence ATGAATCTCTCCAATATTTCTACCATCCGCCAACTTCTCAGCCGCCACGGCTTCCAATTTTCCAAATCGTTAGGGCAAAACTTCCTAATCAACCCTTCGGTTTGTCCCCGTATGGCTCAGCAGTCGGGGGCAGACGCATCCACCGGCGTGCTGGAAATCGGTCCCGGCATCGGCGTTCTGACCACCGAACTGGCCAAAGTGGCTGGAAAAGTCGTGACGGTGGAAGTGGATGCCCGTCTTCTTCCCGTGCTGGAAGAAACAGTGGGACATCTTTCCAACGTCCAGGTTGTCCATGGGGATATCCTCAAGCTGGATCTTTCCAAACTACTTGGACAATACTTCCCCGATATGGATGTGGTGGTCTGTGCAAATCTGCCTTATTATATCACCTCCCCTATCCTGATGGCGCTTTTGGAAAGCAGGCTGCCCTTTCGGTCCATTACGGTAATGGTGCAAAAAGAAGCGGCCGACCGCATCTGCGCCGCCCCTGGGACGAGGGCGTCCGGCGCCATCAGCGCCGCCGTCCACTACTATGCCGCTCCTCAAGTGCTGTTTCCCGTCAGCCGGGGTTCTTTTTTGCCGGCCCCTAATGTGGATTCTTGTGTGATCCGCTTGGATCTTCATCCTACACCGCCGGTTAATGTCACAAATGAGCGCCGCTTTTTCGCTCTGATTAAAGCAGCGTTCGGCCAGCGCCGCAAAACGGCTTCCAACTCTATCAGCGCTGGATTGGGCATCCCTAAGTCCACTGTGTCAGACGCTTTGAAAGCGCTGGGTCTCCCTCCTTCTATCCGAGCCGAACAATTGACGTTAGAGCAATTTACCGCTTTAAATGAACAGCTTTTATAA
- a CDS encoding deoxycytidylate deaminase encodes MKRRDKENYYLDIAETVAERSTCLRRGFGAIIVKNDQIIATGYNGAPRGSKNCSDLGVCLREEMGIPRGERYELCRSVHAEANAIISAARNDMIDATLYLACKDMKTGELVAGTNSCSMCKRLIINAGIKRVVIRNTRDEFTAIYVQDWVDDDNAINGIGGY; translated from the coding sequence ATGAAACGAAGGGATAAAGAGAATTATTATCTGGACATTGCCGAGACGGTGGCCGAACGCAGCACCTGTTTGCGCCGCGGATTTGGGGCTATCATCGTGAAAAATGACCAGATCATCGCCACCGGATATAACGGCGCACCGCGGGGATCCAAAAACTGTTCCGATCTAGGGGTCTGTCTGAGGGAGGAGATGGGAATCCCAAGAGGAGAAAGGTATGAGCTTTGCCGGTCGGTGCATGCCGAAGCAAACGCCATCATCTCAGCCGCCCGCAATGATATGATCGATGCTACGTTATATCTGGCATGTAAGGATATGAAAACCGGTGAACTTGTGGCTGGGACGAACTCTTGCTCCATGTGCAAGCGCCTCATCATCAACGCCGGGATCAAACGGGTGGTCATCCGCAACACCAGAGATGAATTTACTGCCATCTATGTTCAGGATTGGGTAGATGACGACAACGCCATCAATGGCATCGGTGGGTATTAA
- a CDS encoding heavy metal translocating P-type ATPase has product MEKLEKLLEWGGTKRDIVFLILSAVALIVSIFDLLPLPFDASWIAIVLCGIPILLEAFIGLVTAFDIKADVLVSIALIASVVIGEDFAAGEVAFIMQLGALLEDLTVAKARAGIEKLVHLTPRTARVLMGTEERIIPAEEVKVGDILRVLPGETVPVDGVIRSGQTSINQAVMTGESLPVDKVAGDEVSSGTVNQFGSFDMEATKVGEDSSIQRMIRLVQSADAGKAKIVGIADRWATWIVVIALTAAAITWLVTGEIIRAVTILVVFCPCALVLATPTAIMAAIGNATKHGFLVREGDALERLALVSKFTFDKTGTLTYGTPKVVQVKSFLPDVSEEELYSYAAGAELRSEHPLGKAVVSCYRTEVKKELLPVEQFQMLPGRGVQADVAGKSILAGNEQLMQERCIHLSKEIRDAVKQHLDNGCTVIYIAVEAAAAGFLALSDTLRPEAAGMIAQIKQTGVIPVLLTGDHENVARHIAKQLSIDDVQANCLPEDKLRYIDACQDEKRQVCMIGDGINDAPALKKSYVGIAMGGIGSDIAVDAADIALVNDDIKEIPHLLQLAKRMMLTIKCNLTFSMTLNFAAIVLAITGILNPVVGALVHNAGSVFVIINSAFLLKWRKKRKSS; this is encoded by the coding sequence ATGGAAAAACTGGAGAAGCTTTTGGAATGGGGCGGCACAAAACGGGATATTGTTTTCCTGATTCTCTCAGCCGTCGCATTGATCGTCAGCATCTTTGATCTTTTGCCCCTCCCCTTCGATGCCTCATGGATCGCCATTGTATTATGCGGGATTCCCATCCTGCTGGAAGCCTTCATCGGACTCGTCACCGCCTTTGACATTAAGGCGGACGTATTGGTTTCCATCGCACTGATCGCATCGGTGGTAATAGGGGAAGATTTTGCCGCCGGTGAAGTGGCGTTCATCATGCAGCTGGGCGCGCTGTTGGAGGATCTGACGGTGGCCAAGGCGCGGGCCGGAATCGAGAAATTGGTCCATCTGACGCCCCGTACCGCCAGGGTTCTAATGGGGACGGAGGAACGGATCATCCCAGCCGAGGAGGTCAAGGTGGGAGATATTCTCCGGGTACTTCCCGGCGAGACGGTGCCGGTAGACGGTGTCATTCGGTCCGGGCAAACCTCCATCAACCAGGCTGTCATGACGGGGGAATCCCTGCCGGTTGATAAAGTCGCGGGAGATGAGGTATCCAGCGGCACAGTCAATCAATTTGGATCTTTTGACATGGAGGCCACTAAGGTTGGGGAAGACAGTTCCATCCAGAGGATGATACGTCTTGTACAATCGGCAGATGCGGGAAAAGCCAAAATCGTAGGCATTGCCGACAGATGGGCCACATGGATTGTTGTCATCGCCCTGACTGCCGCCGCCATCACCTGGCTTGTCACCGGTGAGATCATCCGCGCTGTGACCATTTTAGTCGTATTTTGCCCCTGCGCTCTGGTGTTGGCAACCCCTACGGCCATTATGGCCGCCATTGGAAACGCTACAAAACACGGATTCCTCGTGCGGGAAGGAGATGCCTTGGAGCGTCTGGCATTGGTTTCCAAATTCACCTTTGATAAAACAGGCACTTTAACCTATGGTACCCCTAAAGTCGTCCAGGTTAAAAGCTTCCTACCCGATGTTTCCGAAGAGGAGCTTTATTCTTATGCGGCCGGTGCAGAACTTCGTTCTGAGCATCCCCTGGGAAAAGCGGTAGTCAGCTGTTATCGCACAGAGGTAAAAAAGGAGCTGCTGCCGGTAGAGCAATTCCAAATGCTGCCCGGACGAGGCGTTCAAGCCGATGTCGCCGGAAAAAGCATTCTGGCCGGCAACGAACAATTGATGCAAGAGAGATGCATCCATCTCTCAAAGGAAATCCGTGATGCAGTCAAGCAACATCTGGATAACGGATGCACGGTGATTTACATCGCTGTGGAGGCAGCCGCCGCGGGATTCCTGGCCCTGTCCGATACCCTGCGTCCGGAAGCCGCCGGTATGATCGCGCAGATCAAGCAGACCGGCGTGATCCCGGTCCTCTTAACCGGGGATCATGAAAATGTCGCCCGCCATATTGCAAAGCAGTTGTCCATTGACGACGTCCAGGCGAACTGTCTGCCGGAAGACAAGCTGCGTTATATCGACGCGTGTCAGGATGAAAAACGTCAAGTTTGCATGATCGGGGACGGCATCAACGACGCTCCCGCTTTGAAGAAATCCTATGTGGGCATCGCCATGGGAGGCATTGGAAGCGATATCGCAGTAGACGCCGCCGACATTGCCCTGGTCAACGACGACATCAAAGAGATTCCACATCTGCTCCAGCTTGCCAAAAGGATGATGCTGACCATCAAATGCAATCTGACTTTTTCCATGACTCTCAATTTTGCAGCCATTGTGTTGGCCATCACCGGTATTTTGAATCCCGTTGTAGGCGCACTGGTACACAACGCCGGTTCGGTATTTGTCATCATCAATTCCGCCTTCTTGCTTAAATGGAGAAAGAAAAGGAAGTCCTCCTGA
- a CDS encoding metal-sensing transcriptional repressor has translation MRQCMDADNLHRRLKKIIGQIQAIDRMVDEDVPCEDILSQINAAKSALHKAGQVVLEGHIKHCVRDGIEHGDADQTIANFTKAVERFANMT, from the coding sequence ATGAGACAATGTATGGATGCCGACAATCTGCACCGGCGTTTGAAAAAGATCATCGGCCAGATTCAGGCCATCGACCGGATGGTGGATGAAGACGTCCCCTGTGAGGATATTCTGTCGCAAATCAACGCTGCAAAATCGGCTCTGCACAAAGCCGGCCAAGTGGTGTTGGAGGGGCATATTAAGCATTGCGTCCGGGACGGCATTGAACATGGAGACGCCGACCAGACCATCGCCAATTTCACCAAAGCTGTGGAGCGTTTTGCCAACATGACCTGA